The bacterium nucleotide sequence CTTTGTCTTGCTGACATGGTCGCTGGCCGTCAGCTACTACCCGGCTGCCGTTCCAGGATGGCCCGCGTCTCTGTACTGGGTCCTGGGCGCCGTCTCGGCAATCATGCTCTTTGTGAGCGTTCTCCTGCATGAGCTAGGGCACTCAGTCATGGCGCTTCACTACCGCGTCCCAGTCCGCAGC carries:
- a CDS encoding site-2 protease family protein, whose product is MTRHQIPLGRIFGISIGLDYSWFLIFVLLTWSLAVSYYPAAVPGWPASLYWVLGAVSAIMLFVSVLLHELGHSVMALHYRVPVRS